From the Brassica napus cultivar Da-Ae chromosome A8, Da-Ae, whole genome shotgun sequence genome, one window contains:
- the LOC106361062 gene encoding cyclin-dependent kinases regulatory subunit 1, with protein sequence MGQIQYSDKYFDDTFEYRHVVLPPDTAKLLPKNRLLSENEWRAIGVQQSRGWVHYAIHRPEPHIMLFRRTLNYQQQQQENHAQNVLAK encoded by the exons ATGGGTCAGATCCAGTACTCTGACAAATACTTCGACGATACTTTCGAGTACAG GCACGTCGTGCTTCCTCCTGACACCGCTAAGCTTCTTCCCAAGAATCGTCTTCTCTCCGAA aatgaGTGGCGTGCGATAGGAGTGCAGCAGAGCCGTGGATGGGTCCATTACGCCATTCATCGTCCAGAGCCACACATCATGCTCTTCAGGAGGACTCTCAATtaccagcagcagcagcaggagAACCATGCTCAAAACGTCCTCGCTAAGTGA
- the LOC106361043 gene encoding elicitor-responsive protein 3, producing MSMMAGIQGQVLEVTVVGCQKLKDTEWFSRQDPYVVLEYSSTRHRTRTCTDGGKNAVFQEKFMFTLLEGLRDLKVVFWNSNTLSTDDFIGNATIKLQKALSEGYDDCTWTLQGKNGRYAGEVRLILHYAAAKKQNYGSAQLAPPYAPQVPHYSAPYSGPSLYPQVQYSQPQSAYPPASAYPHQPSAYPPPSASAYPPAPSAYPPGPSAYPPPPPPPSSTYPPQQSPYYPQGPYPGQYPPPPY from the exons ATGTCGATGATGGCGGGTATTCAAGGCCAGGTTCTCGAGGTCACTG TTGTTGGATGCCAGAAACTAAAAGATACGGAATGGTTTTCGAGGCAAGATCCATACGTTGTACTCGAGTATAGCAGCACAAGGCACCGTACCAGAACATGCACAG atggTGGAAAGAACGCAGTGTTCCAAGAGAAGTTTATGTTCACTTTGCTTGAAGGCCTTAGGGATCTTAAGGTAGTTTTCTGGAATAGCAATACACTCTCCACTGATGACTTCATTGGGAATGCTAC GATTAAATTGCAGAAGGCTCTTTCTGAAGGATATGACGACTGTACCTGGACTCTGCAGGGTAAAAATGGGAG ATATGCGGGAGAAGTACGGCTCATACTGCATTATGCAGCCGCAAAG AAACAAAATTATGGTTCTGCACAATTAGCACCACCCTATGCCCCTCAAGTACCTCACTACTCAGCACCATACTCTGGACCATCTCTGTACCCACAAGTACAATACTCTCAGCCACAATCAGCTTACCCACCAGCTTCAGCTTATCCTCATCAGCCATCTGCTTATCCTCCTCCCTCAGCCTCCGCTTACCCTCCCGCTCCTTCGGCTTATCCTCCTGGTCCTTCAGCttaccctcctcctcctcctcctccatccTCAACTTACCCTCCTCAACAATCACCATATTATCCACAAG GTCCCTATCCAGGACAATACCCACCTCCTCCGTACTGA
- the LOC106361044 gene encoding UDP-glycosyltransferase 73B1-like, giving the protein MGEASKLHIFLFPYMAHGHMIPTLDMAKLFSTKGAKSTILTTPLNAKILENPIKSFNQDNPGLEDITIHILHFPCTELGLPQGCENTDFFFSNPDLNTGDLNRKFLLSMEYFKEQLEQLLQTVKPDCLVANMFLPWATKLAEKFGVPRLVFHGTGYFSLCASHCLRLHKPYKSVASSSEPFVIPELPGDIVITEEQVIEKEEESVMGKFMKELRDSERSSFGVLVNSFHELEPAYSDFYKSSVAKRAWSIGPLSLGNREFKEKAERGKKASIDEHECLKWLDSKRRESVIYLSFGTMLSFNNEQLVEIAAGLDMSGHDFIWVVNKSGSQGDKEEWLPERFEEKMKGRGLIIRGWAPQVVILDHQAVGGFLTHCGWNSLLEGVASGLPMVTWPIGAEQFYNEKLVTQVLKTGVSVGVKKMMKPDGDFITKEKVEKAVREVMAGEEMRKRAKQLADMAKDAVREGGSSDIEVNRLMEELKLVRLQKEEEKRS; this is encoded by the exons ATGGGCGAAGCCTCAAAGCTCCATATCTTCCTCTTCCCTTACATGGCTCATGGCCACATGATACCAACTCTTGACATGGCCAAGCTCTTCTCCACCAAAGGAGCCAAATCCACTATTCTAACCACACCTCTCAACGCCAAGATCCTCGAAAACCCCATCAAATCATTCAACCAGGACAACCCTGGACTCGAAGACATCACCATCCACATCCTCCATTTCCCTTGCACAGAGCTAGGTTTGCCCCAAGGATGCGAGAACACtgatttcttcttctctaaTCCTGACCTTAACACAGGTGACTTGAACCGCAAGTTTCTACTTTCAATGGAATATTTCAAAGAGCAGTTAGAGCAGCTCCTTCAGACAGTGAAACCAGACTGTCTTGTCGCCAATATGTTCCTCCCTTGGGCGACTAAACTCGCTGAGAAGTTCGGTGTACCAAGACTTGTGTTCCACGGCACAGGCTACTTCTCTTTATGTGCTTCTCATTGCTTAAGGCTCCACAAGCCTTACAAGAGCGTTGCTTCGAGTTCTGAGCCCTTTGTGATTCCTGAACTCCCTGGAGATATTGTGATCACAGAGGAACAGGTcatagagaaagaagaagagtctGTGATGGGGAAGTTTATGAAGGAACTGAGAGATTCAGAGAGAAGCAGCTTTGGTGTGTTGGTGAACAGCTTCCACGAGCTTGAACCTGCTTACTCCGATTTTTACAAGAGTTCTGTAGCTAAAAGGGCTTGGAGTATCGGTCCGCTTTCCTTAGGGAACAGAGAGTTCAAGGAGAAAGCAGAGAGGGGCAAAAAGGCTAGCATCGATGAGCATGAATGTTTGAAATGGCTTGATTCCAAGAGACGTGAATCAGTGATTTACTTGTCATTTGGAACCATGTTGAGCTTCAACAACGAGCAGCTCGTTGAGATTGCAGCTGGCTTGGATATGTCAGGACATGATTTTATATGGGTGGTTAACAAAAGTGGCAGCCAAG GTGATAAGGAAGAGTGGTTACCTGAGAGATTCgaagagaagatgaaaggaaGAGGATTGATAATCCGTGGCTGGGCGCCACAAGTGGTAATACTAGACCATCAAGCAGTTGGAGGATTTTTGACACATTGCGGATGGAACTCGCTTCTAGAAGGTGTAGCATCAGGGCTACCAATGGTGACATGGCCCATTGGAGCAGAGCAGTTCTACAACGAGAAGTTGGTAACACAAGTGTTGAAAACAGGAGTGAGTGTAGGAgtaaagaagatgatgaaacctGATGGAGATTTCATTACCAAAGAGAAAGTGGAGAAAGCTGTGAGGGAAGTGATGGCTGGAGAAGAGATGAGGAAACGGGCTAAGCAGTTAGCGGATATGGCGAAAGATGCGGTGAGAGAAGGTGGATCTTCAGATATTGAGGTGAACAGGTTGATGGAAGAGCTTAAGTTGGTTAGGTTGcaaaaagaagaggaaaaaagaaGTTGA
- the LOC106361047 gene encoding UDP-glucosyl transferase 73B2 isoform X2 gives MASNSHKLHVMFFPIMAHGHMIPTLDMAKLFSSRGAKSTILTTPLNAKILQKPIDTFKNLNPSLQIEIQILDFPCVQLGLPEGCENADFFTLTNNSDDRRAMISKFFLATRFFKDQLENLLEIRRPDCLIADMFFPWATEAAEKFHVPRLVFHGTGYFSLCASYCIRVHNPQKRVATSSEPFVIPDLPGNIVITQGQILDRGEDTEMGKFMTEVLESEAKSSGVVVNSFYELEPDYADFYKSSVAKRAWHIGPLSVHNRGFEEKAERGKKASIDEAECLKWLDSKKPDSVVYISFGSVANIKNEQLIEIAAGLEASDTSFIWVVRKNGDNTVVLTGDKEEWLPEGFEERVKGRGMIIRGWAPQVLILDHQATGVFVTHCGWNSLLEGVAAGLPMVTWPVGAEQFYNEILVTQVLRTGVSVGSNKHAIMGDFISRENVEKAVKEVLAGEEAEEMRSRAKKLAEMAKAAVEEGGSSFNDLSSFIEEFSS, from the exons ATGGCTAGTAACTCTCATAAGCTCCATGTTATGTTCTTCCCTATCATGGCTCATGGTCACATGATACCAACTCTAGACATGGCTAAGCTATTCTCCAGCAGAGGAGCCAAGTCCACTATTCTAACAACACCTCTCAACGCCAAGATCCTCCAGAAACCCATCGACACATTCAAGAACCTCAATCCGAGTCTCCAAATCGAGATCCAGATTTTGGATTTTCCTTGCGTCCAGCTCGGGTTACCAGAAGGATGCGAAAACGCTGACTTCTTCACCTTAACCAACAACAGTGATGATAGACGCGCCATGATCTCCAAATTCTTTTTGGCGACCAGGTTTTTCAAAGACCAGCTTGAGAATCTCCTCGAGATAAGGAGACCAGACTGTCTTATCGCCGACATGTTCTTCCCCTGGGCTACTGAAGCTGCTGAGAAGTTCCATGTGCCAAGACTTGTGTTCCACGGCACTGGCTACTTCTCTTTATGCGCTAGTTATTGCATCAGAGTGCATAACCCACAGAAGAGAGTAGCTACAAGTAGCGAGCCATTTGTGATCCCTGATCTCCCTGGGAACATTGTGATAACTCAAGGACAGATCTTAGACCGTGGTGAAGACACCGAGATGGGGAAGTTTATGACCGAGGTTTTAGAATCAGAAGCGAAGAGCTCAGGTGTTGTTGTGAACAGCTTCTACGAGCTCGAACCTGACTATGCTGATTTTTACAAGAGTAGTGTAGCAAAGAGAGCGTGGCATATTGGACCGCTCTCGGTTCACAACAGAGGGTTTGAGGAGAAGGctgagagaggaaagaaagcaAGCATTGATGAAGCTGAATGCCTCAAGTGGCTTGACTCCAAGAAACCAGATTCAGTCGTTTACATTTCATTTGGGAGCGTGGCTAACATCAAGAACGAGCAGTTGATTGAGATAGCTGCAGGGTTAGAAGCTTCTGACACAAGTTTCATCTGGGTTGTGAGGAAAAATGGTGATAACACAG TTGTATTAACAGGTGACAAAGAAGAGTGGTTACCAGAAGGGTTTGAAGAGAGGGTCAAAGGGAGAGGAATGATAATTCGAGGATGGGCTCCACAGGTTCTGATACTTGACCACCAAGCAACCGGTGTGTTCGTGACCCATTGCGGCTGGAACTCGCTTCTTGAAGGAGTGGCTGCAGGGCTTCCGATGGTGACGTGGCCGGTTGGAGCTGAGCAGTTCTACAACGAGATATTGGTAACGCAAGTGCTCAGAACTGGAGTGAGCGTGGGAAGTAACAAGCATGCGATTATGGGAGATTTCATTAGCAGAGAGAATGTGGAGAAAGCGGTGAAGGAGGTACTGGCTGGGGAAGAAGCTGAGGAGATGCGTAGCCGGGCAAAGAAACTTGCGGAGATGGCTAAAGCGGCCGTGGAGGAAGGAGGGTCTTCTTTTAACGACCTAAGCAGCTTCATTGAAGAGTTTAGCTCATGA
- the LOC106361041 gene encoding cyclin-D3-1-like, with amino-acid sequence MAIPKEEESREEHSTSFLLDALYCEEEKWDDEEVVEENSSYSSSSSTTSPFVLLEQDLFWEDEDLVALFTKEEEEELSCLDDLYLATDRKEAVGWILRVNSHYGFSTLAAVLAITYLDKFICSYSLQRDKPWMLQLVSVACLSLAAKVEETHVPLLLDFQVEETKYVFEAKTIQRMELLILSTLQWKMHLITPISFLDHIIRRLGLKNNAHWDFLNRCHRLLLSVISDSRFVGYRPSVVAAATMMRVIDQVEPFDPLSHQTKLLNVLNITKEKVEPCYNLILQDRIGLQIETQTSRKRKSRDSPSLISPSCVIDSNPFNGDESSNDSWLTSSYTPPPSSPEQEPPVKKTKKEKPILHLPWAIVASP; translated from the exons ATGGCGATTCCAAAGGAGGAAGAAAGTAGAGAAGAGCATAGCACTTCGTTTCTTCTTGATGCTCTCTACTGCGAAGAAGAGAAATGGGACGATGAAGAAGTAGTTGAAGAGAACTCTtcctattcttcttcttcttctactacttCTCCGTTCGTTCTTCTGGAGCAAGATTTGTTCTGGGAAGACGAAGATCTGGTCGCTCTCTtcaccaaagaagaagaagaagaactcagCTGTCTCGATGATCTTTATCTCGCAACTGATCGAAAAGAAGCCGTGGGTTGGATTCTGAGGGTCAACTCTCATTATGGGTTCTCTACTTTAGCAGCTGTTTTAGCCATAACTTATCTCGACAAGTTCATCTGTAGCTACAGCTTACAGAGAGACAAACCATGGATGCTTCAGCTCGTTTCTGTTGCTTGCCTCTCTCTAGCTGCAAAAGTCGAAGAAACCCATGTCCCTCTTCTTCTAGACTTTCAA GTGGAGGAGACAAAGTATGTGTTTGAGGCAAAAACCATACAGAGGATGGAGTTGCTGATTCTCTCTACTCTCCAATGGAAGATGCATCTCATCACTCCAATCTCGTTTCTAGACCACATCATCAGAAGACTGGGGCTTAAGAACAATGCTCACTGGGATTTCCTCAACAGATGCCACCGTCTCCTCCTCTCTGTAATCTCCG ATTCAAGATTTGTCGGCTACCGCCCATCAGTTGTTGCCGCAGCCACCATGATGAGAGTCATAGACCAAGTTGAGCCCTTTGACCCTCTTTCACACCAAACCAAGCTCCTCAACGTCCTTAACATAACCAAG GAAAAGGTCGAACCTTGCTACAATCTCATCCTCCAGGATCGTATCGGTTTACAGATCGAAACCCAAACTTCCCGGAAACGCAAGAGTCGCGATTCGCCATCGTTGATCTCCCCAAGCTGCGTGATCGATTCAAACCCTTTCAATGGCGACGAAAGCTCAAATGATTCGTGGTTAACGAGTTCGTACACTCCTCCACCATCGTCGCCGGAGCAAGAACCTCCggtgaagaagacgaagaaggaGAAACCGATTTTGCATCTGCCATGGGCAATCGTAGCCTCTCCGTGA
- the LOC106361060 gene encoding D-3-phosphoglycerate dehydrogenase 1, chloroplastic-like isoform X1 produces the protein MSAAAASSAISVAATNPLKTFSLSSRSPLPSAISLPSRSLNTPRRRLVLVSCTAGDGSKPTILVAEKLGEAGVKLLEGFANVDCSYNMTPEELNTKISLCDALIVRSGTKVGREVFESSRGRLKVVGRAGVGIDNVDLSAATEFGCLVVNAPTANTIAAAEHGIALLASMARNVAQSDASVKAGEWKRNKYVGVSLVGKTLAVMGFGKVGTEVARRAKGLGMRVIAHDPYAPADRAHAIGVELVSFDEALATADFISLHMPLTPATNKILNDETFAKMKKGVRIVNVARGGVIDEDALVRALDAGIVSQAALDVFTKEPPAKDSPLVQHENVTVTPHLGASTMEAQEGVAIEIAEAVVGALNGELAATAVNAPMVSAEVLTELKPYVILAEKLGRLAVQLVAGGSGVKNVKVSYTSARATDDLDTRLLRAMITKGIIEPISDVYVNLVNADFTAKQRGLRLSEERVLLDGSPENPLETITVQLGNVESKFASSLSESGEVKVEGRVKDGIPHLTKVGSFEVDVTLEGSIILCRQVDQPGMIGTVGSILGESNVNVNFMSVGRIAPRKQAIMAIGVDDQPSKETLKKIGEIPAIEEFVFLKL, from the exons ATGTCAGCCGCCGCCGCATCCTCCGCGATCTCCGTCGCCGCCACCAACCCCCTCAAGACCTTTTCCCTCTCCTCCAGATCCCCTCTCCCATCCGCCATCTCCCTCCCATCTCGCAGCCTTAACACCCCTCGCCGCCGCCTCGTCCTCGTATCCTGCACCGCCGGAGACGGATCCAAACCCACGATCCTCGTCGCGGAGAAGCTCGGCGAGGCCGGCGTGAAGCTCCTGGAGGGTTTCGCGAATGTCGACTGCTCTTACAACATGACCCCCGAGGAGCTCAACACCAAGATCTCCCTCTGCGACGCCTTGATCGTTCGCAGTGGAACTAAAGTTGGTCGGGAGGTTTTCGAGTCCTCTCGCGGACGTCTCAAGGTTGTTGGACGCGCTGGTGTTGGGATTGACAACGTGGATCTGAGCGCCGCGACTGAGTTTGGGTGTCTTGTCGTTAACGCCCCCACGGCTAACACGATCGCCGCCGCTGAGCATGGGATCGCACTTTTAGCCTCCATGGCTAGAAACGTCGCTCAGTCTGATGCGTCTGTTAAAGCTG GAGAGTGGAAGAGGAACAAGTATGTGGGTGTTTCACTTGTCGGCAAGACCCTCGCAGTGATGGGATTCGGGAAAGTTGGTACCGAAGTTGCTCGTCGTGCCAAAGGTCTCGGCATGCGTGTCATTGCTCATGATCCTTACGCACCTGCAGACCGTGCACACGCCATTGGTGTTGAGCTGGTCAGCTTCGACGAGGCCTTGGCGACTGCGGATTTCATTTCGCTCCACATGCCTCTTACACCTGCAACGAACAAGATACTCAACGACGAGACCTTCGCCAAGATGAAGAAGGGAGTTCGTATCGTTAACGTTGCTCGTGGAGGTGTGATAGACGAAGACGCGTTGGTGAGGGCTTTGGATGCTGGGATTGTTTCTCAGGCTGCGCTTGATGTTTTCACTAAAGAGCCGCCGGCTAAAGACAGCCCTCTGGTGCAGCACGAGAATGTCACTGTGACACCTCATCTTGGAGCCAGCACGATGGAGGCTCAGGAAGGAGTTGCTATTGAGATCGCTGAAGCTGTTGTTGGAGCTTTGAACGGAGAGCTCGCTGCTACTGCTGTCAATGCACCTATGGTCTCTGCTGAGGTTCTGACTGAGCTGAAACCATATGTGATACTAGCCGAGAAGCTAGGGAGACTAGCGGTGCAGCTCGTGGCTGGAGGAAGCGGCGTGAAGAACGTGAAAGTCTCCTACACGTCAGCACGAGCCACTGATGATCTCGACACAAGACTGCTCCGAGCCATGATCACCAAGGGAATCATCGAGCCGATCTCTGACGTGTACGTCAACTTGGTCAACGCTGACTTCACAGCCAAGCAGAGAGGTCTCAGGCTCTCGGAGGAGCGTGTGCTCTTGGACGGGTCACCAGAGAACCCGTTGGAGACAATAACAGTTCAGCTAGGCAACGTGGAGTCCAAGTTCGCGAGTTCGTTGTCTGAGTCAGGAGAGGTGAAAGTGGAAGGAAGGGTGAAAGATGGGATCCCGCATTTGACAAAGGTTGGATCTTTTGAGGTGGatgtgactcttgaaggtagtATCATACTGTGCAGGCAGGTTGATCAACCTGGTATGATTGGGACGGTGGGGAGCATCCTTGGAGAGTCTAATGTCAATGTTAACTTCATGAGCGTTGGAAGGATTGCACCGAGGAAGCAAGCCATCATGGCGATTGGAGTGGATGATCAGCCAAGCAAGGAGACTCTTAAGAAGATTGGAGAGATCCCAGCGATTGAGGAGTTTGTTTTCCTCAAGCTCTAA
- the LOC106361047 gene encoding UDP-glucosyl transferase 73B2 isoform X1, with amino-acid sequence MASNSHKLHVMFFPIMAHGHMIPTLDMAKLFSSRGAKSTILTTPLNAKILQKPIDTFKNLNPSLQIEIQILDFPCVQLGLPEGCENADFFTLTNNSDDRRAMISKFFLATRFFKDQLENLLEIRRPDCLIADMFFPWATEAAEKFHVPRLVFHGTGYFSLCASYCIRVHNPQKRVATSSEPFVIPDLPGNIVITQGQILDRGEDTEMGKFMTEVLESEAKSSGVVVNSFYELEPDYADFYKSSVAKRAWHIGPLSVHNRGFEEKAERGKKASIDEAECLKWLDSKKPDSVVYISFGSVANIKNEQLIEIAAGLEASDTSFIWVVRKNGDNTGDKEEWLPEGFEERVKGRGMIIRGWAPQVLILDHQATGVFVTHCGWNSLLEGVAAGLPMVTWPVGAEQFYNEILVTQVLRTGVSVGSNKHAIMGDFISRENVEKAVKEVLAGEEAEEMRSRAKKLAEMAKAAVEEGGSSFNDLSSFIEEFSS; translated from the exons ATGGCTAGTAACTCTCATAAGCTCCATGTTATGTTCTTCCCTATCATGGCTCATGGTCACATGATACCAACTCTAGACATGGCTAAGCTATTCTCCAGCAGAGGAGCCAAGTCCACTATTCTAACAACACCTCTCAACGCCAAGATCCTCCAGAAACCCATCGACACATTCAAGAACCTCAATCCGAGTCTCCAAATCGAGATCCAGATTTTGGATTTTCCTTGCGTCCAGCTCGGGTTACCAGAAGGATGCGAAAACGCTGACTTCTTCACCTTAACCAACAACAGTGATGATAGACGCGCCATGATCTCCAAATTCTTTTTGGCGACCAGGTTTTTCAAAGACCAGCTTGAGAATCTCCTCGAGATAAGGAGACCAGACTGTCTTATCGCCGACATGTTCTTCCCCTGGGCTACTGAAGCTGCTGAGAAGTTCCATGTGCCAAGACTTGTGTTCCACGGCACTGGCTACTTCTCTTTATGCGCTAGTTATTGCATCAGAGTGCATAACCCACAGAAGAGAGTAGCTACAAGTAGCGAGCCATTTGTGATCCCTGATCTCCCTGGGAACATTGTGATAACTCAAGGACAGATCTTAGACCGTGGTGAAGACACCGAGATGGGGAAGTTTATGACCGAGGTTTTAGAATCAGAAGCGAAGAGCTCAGGTGTTGTTGTGAACAGCTTCTACGAGCTCGAACCTGACTATGCTGATTTTTACAAGAGTAGTGTAGCAAAGAGAGCGTGGCATATTGGACCGCTCTCGGTTCACAACAGAGGGTTTGAGGAGAAGGctgagagaggaaagaaagcaAGCATTGATGAAGCTGAATGCCTCAAGTGGCTTGACTCCAAGAAACCAGATTCAGTCGTTTACATTTCATTTGGGAGCGTGGCTAACATCAAGAACGAGCAGTTGATTGAGATAGCTGCAGGGTTAGAAGCTTCTGACACAAGTTTCATCTGGGTTGTGAGGAAAAATGGTGATAACACAG GTGACAAAGAAGAGTGGTTACCAGAAGGGTTTGAAGAGAGGGTCAAAGGGAGAGGAATGATAATTCGAGGATGGGCTCCACAGGTTCTGATACTTGACCACCAAGCAACCGGTGTGTTCGTGACCCATTGCGGCTGGAACTCGCTTCTTGAAGGAGTGGCTGCAGGGCTTCCGATGGTGACGTGGCCGGTTGGAGCTGAGCAGTTCTACAACGAGATATTGGTAACGCAAGTGCTCAGAACTGGAGTGAGCGTGGGAAGTAACAAGCATGCGATTATGGGAGATTTCATTAGCAGAGAGAATGTGGAGAAAGCGGTGAAGGAGGTACTGGCTGGGGAAGAAGCTGAGGAGATGCGTAGCCGGGCAAAGAAACTTGCGGAGATGGCTAAAGCGGCCGTGGAGGAAGGAGGGTCTTCTTTTAACGACCTAAGCAGCTTCATTGAAGAGTTTAGCTCATGA
- the LOC106361045 gene encoding UDP-glucosyl transferase 73B2-like, whose translation MSSSNPQHKLHVMFFPFMAYGHMIPTLDMAKLLSSRGAKSTIITTPLNSKILKKPIDVFKNLNPNLDIDIEIFDFPCVELGLPEGCENVDFFTSNTNVDGNYMAFKFFISTSFFKDQLEVLLKKTRPNCLIADMFFPWATEAAEKSHVPRLVFHGTGYFSLCAGYCIKVHKPQNKVALSCEPFVIPELPGDIVITQEQIIDGDNESEMGKFMIDVRESELKSSGVVVNSFYELEPDYADFYKRFVAKRAWHIGPLSVINRGFEEKAERGKKASIDEAECLKWLDSKKQDSVVYISFGSVACFKNKQLREIALGLESSGTSFIWVVRENTDDKDEWLEEGFEERVKERGMIIRGWAPQVLILEHQATGGFVTHCGWNSLLEGVAAGLPMVTWPIGAEQFYNEKLVTQVLRTGVSVGATKHVKAMEDDIISREKVEKAVREVLVGVEAEERRKRAKKLAEMAKAAVEEGGSSFNDLNSFIKEFSS comes from the coding sequence ATGAGTAGTAGTAATCCACAACACAAGCTCCATGTTATGTTCTTCCCTTTCATGGCTTATGGCCACATGATACCAACTCTTGACATGGCTAAGCTGCTCTCTAGCAGAGGAGCCAAGTCCACTATCATCACCACACCTCTCAACTCCAAGATCCTCAAGAAACCCATCGACGTATTCAAGAACCTGAATCCCAATCTTGATATCGACATCGAGATCTTCGATTTCCCTTGCGTGGAGCTAGGGTTACCAGAAGGATGCGAGAACGTCGATttcttcacctcaaacaccAATGTGGACGGTAACTACATGGCCTTTAAATTCTTTATCTCCACAAGTTTTTTCAAAGATCAGCTCGAGGTTCTCCTCAAGAAGACAAGACCAAACTGTCTTATCGCCGACATGTTCTTCCCATGGGCTACTGAAGCTGCTGAGAAGTCTCATGTGCCAAGACTTGTGTTTCACGGCACTGGCTACTTCTCTTTATGCGCTGGTTACTGCATCAAAGTGCATAAACCACAGAACAAAGTAGCTTTGAGTTGTGAGCCTTTTGTGATTCCAGAGCTCCCTGGTGACATAGTGATCACTCAAGAACAGATCATAGACGGAGACAACGAGTCCGAGATGGGGAAGTTCATGATTGATGTAAGAGAATCGGAGCTGAAGAGCTCAGGTGTTGTTGTGAACAGCTTCTACGAGCTTGAACCTGATTACGCAGACTTTTACAAGAGATTTGTGGCTAAGAGAGCGTGGCATATCGGTCCACTCTCTGTTATAAACAGAGGATTTGAGGAGAAGGctgagagaggaaagaaagcTAGCATTGATGAAGCTGAATGCCTTAAATGGCTTGACTCCAAGAAACAAGATTCAGTCGTTTACATTTCATTTGGGAGCGTGGCTTGCTTCAAGAACAAGCAGCTGAGAGAGATCGCTCTAGGGTTAGAATCTTCTGGCACAAGTTTCATATGGGTTGTGAGGGAAAACACAGATGACAAAGACGAATGGTTAGAAGAAGGGTTTGAAGAGAGGGTGAAAGAGAGAGGAATGATAATAAGAGGATGGGCTCCACAAGTACTGATACTTGAACACCAAGCAACAGGAGGGTTTGTGACTCACTGTGGCTGGAACTCGCTTCTTGAAGGAGTGGCTGCAGGGCTACCGATGGTGACGTGGCCTATTGGAGCAGAGCAATTCTACAACGAGAAGTTGGTTACGCAAGTACTCAGAACTGGAGTGAGCGTGGGAGCCACAAAGCATGTGAAAGCTATGGAAGATGATATCATTAGTAGAGAGAAAGTAGAGAAGGCGGTGAGAGAGGTCTTGGTTGGGGTAGAGGCGGAGGAGAGGCGTAAACGGGCGAAGAAGCTGGCGGAGATGGCTAAAGCTGCGGTGGAAGAAGGAGGGTCTTCTTTTAACGATCTAAACAGCTTCATAAAAGAGTTCAGCTCATGA